The genomic segment cctatattttgggaataaaggtctatagagatagatctaaaaggatgcttggcctgtcacagaaaatgtacatagaggaggtgctgaagaggttcagcatggaaaactccaagaggggtctcttacccctaaggcatggaattcatctctccaagaagatgtgccccaacacatctgaagagattcaacgcatgagcaagataccctatgcatcggcaataggaagcctcatgtatgccatgctgtgtacacgacctgatatagctcttgctgtgagtgtcacaagcagatatcagtcggatccaggcaagaagcactggatagctgtgaaagaacagtcttaagtacttgagaagaactaaagatttgttcttggtctttgggagaagatcagagttgaaggtagaaggatgcacacatattgatgatagaaagtctacatcagaatatgtgcaattgtggttcagtaaattggaagagttccaaacaaccgatcattatagattctaccttagaagctgaatgttaagccgtatctaagggtgcagtggaaaccttctgattaaaagttaattgcagagttaggtgtaatgtcattagatgccataacactttactgcgataacattggcaccatagcactagctatggagccatggtctcatcagaagtccaagcacatagagcggcgcttccatttcatacgcgactatgatgtagaggtgcagagagtagactccgcggataacgtggcagacccgttcactaagcagctgagtcagcagaagactgaagcccaccttgagaagatgggcctaagatatatgaccaattggctttagtgcaagtgggagattgttagatgtatgccctagaagccaatttggctgacacattgttgattctagggacataattttgtacttgactgtttattattgaataaataaaaggcatcttttcattcatattatttatgtgtctatgaatcgtccaaggaattaataagatgatgatacatattctcaagagttgagaatttgagccatgtatcattggtgattaatttctaaatgctcctgatcaatggatcatcacgaggacggtgatcgatccgatcagtgcacagatcactttccttctggatggacgagacttgagtccacagtgtagggacactgaagtgatagtgcaggtgcttgttagagaacaagggtactgagcgtgaccaagacaagaagtcacttggatgtctatccactcgtcagtgacttgcttgatgttgcagtagtgtgactggtcctttgacctgcggtgcttcggctactcacagtgaggttattgtagtttgactgcacacatacatggtctctagccatatgggtccatgcagtgtagattggctgcagtaagttcactgtaggagtagggtatgcacctataaggaatctatcgaccttgatagaagaggagtgatcctatgtgatttgttagactgagttctaagaccttggccagggcagtaatataaagtggagaaagagttttccactatcgaactcgagtcaaataaatcttgacatatgacagacgatggggtttgacgagttgtccatgacttcCGTCCTgttgggatccacgatagtaggactgtatcacatgttaactgcacctagaggttcatcattccattctgctgggtagccactacatgctgctaggtgtcactggtggatggtgggactcacagggattatctcgatgatcgataaaccctaatgagttgagttggaatcgttccaacccattgaaaggagttttcaatgatattgagatagagatcacaatatatctcactaccagtcagaatagaacctatggggtcacacacactagaagtattgaccgatccgatggttgaaatcgtgattaggaatcacaagtaatcaatttgattgataagaagttgaagaaggaacaaagggaattaattaattggacttaaacacaaatcctacttcgagtaggattcctagagtcctaattggattaggactgggaatcctagttggagtaggactgggattcctacttagaataggattcctacaatcctaatgagattaggaattttgaattaaaattggattcctacttggagtaggattcctagaaatcctaattggattaggacttcggattcaaatagagtcctaattggattaggactaaaattaaatacatcctaattggattaggattccttaagtctaaattaattattaatctaatgaatcaacatgactcctaattggattaggattgaagagttcaattgagtcatggttcattcaagtcctaattggattaggactagcctagattggatccaaattggttcacccttgggctaagcctaattggattaaggctaaaccacattagggccacccaatcctcattagatgaggattagggcaacatgagagggaggggctcacgcccctcctccttggatctcttggtgcggcaacaagaggggccggcgcccctcttggtaatacatcaagggctcctaacttgtaggagccctagatgttataaaaggaggactcttgggggctgacctaatggatataggaatccccctcctctccatcacgtggccaccctctccctcccttggttcagccgccagcaagaagaagggaaaaagaagccatggcgccctcctcttcctcctttcctccttccaacgcagggaaaagaaagtaggctgcaggggccttgcttcttcctcttcttcttccttcttcttcctcctctcaagtatattcatgagttgaaagaaagagaggagatcagccatcaaaagttatctctgcaaggaagctagcaccccggtgagatagaaagcttggatcggatcctgcttcgtgtggatacccgtagaggccggacgtttgaacggcttcaagcgaaccctcttccaaaaaccacgaattcagatttgcggtgatcatctacccgcgcaaggtgaagatttgatcttcctaatagttttaaaagttttaattcttacctaattacgaagggtctcgaaacaacgttcatgcgatgaacgttgatcccgcacatgcccccctttccgctgccatctgatttttgttttgaaatatcagcggcatgggcgggttcccaacaactaTATACAATGCATATAGGTGCTGCACCAGCTTCCTTAGCATCTCTTAGAAACTATATAAAGATGCCATTAGGTAATATGATACATAATGTGAggtccaatagtcccacatcggaaaaactcgttccagagcctgggcatatgaggcgggtgtctactaatcctgcagacgcgttttgggtggaaaacaaaaccggggaggggtgaaggacgcttgcgtgaagctccggaaccggacaatatctaacaggggagccccgcggtccctcctcatgtggcccccacgtgggcactgggtgcctcacgtgccccgcgcaggcagaggcgtgacatttggtatcagagccgaggacggcttttgtccgatggtgggaagggtgtgaggcccaatagtcccacatcggaaagactcgttccagagcctgggcatatgaggcgggtgtctcttaatcctgcagacgcgttttgggtggaaaacaaaatcggagaggggtgaaggacgcttgcgtgaagctccggaaccggacaatatctgacaggggagccccgtggtccctcctcatgtggcccccacgtgggcactgggtgcctcacgtgccccgcgcaggcagaggcgtgacatttggtatcagagccgaggacggctcttgtccgatggtgggaagggtgtgaggcccaatagtcttatatcggaaagactcgttctagagcctgggcatatgaggcgggtgtctcctaatcctgcagacgcattttgggtggaaaacaaaactggagaggggtgaaggacgcttgcgtgaagctccggaaccggacaatactggcaggggagccccgcggtccctcctcatgtggcccccatgtgggcattgggtgcctcacgtgccccacGCAGGCggaggcgtgacatttggtatcagagccgaggacggctcttgtccgatggtgggaagggtgtgaggcccaatagtcccacatcggaaagactcgttcatgagcctgggcatatgaggcggatgtctcctaatcctgcagacgcgttttgggtggaaaacaaaaccggggaggggtgaaggatgctTGCGTGAAGCTTCGGAACCGgataatatctggcaggggagccccgcggtccctcctcatgtgggccccacgtgggcactgggtgcctcacgtgccccgcacaggcggaggcgtgacatttggtatcagagccgaggacggctcttgtccgatggtgggaagggtgtgaggcccaatagtcccacatcggaaagactcgttccagagcctaagcatatgaggcgggtgtctccaaatcctgcagacgcgttttgggtggaaaacaaaaccggagaggggtgaaggatgcttgcgtgaagccccagaaccgaacaatatctggcaggggagctccGTGTtctcccctcatgtggcccccacgtgggcactaggtgcctcacgtgcctcgtagaggcgggggcgtgacattggtgtgaggcccaatagtcccacattgaaAAGACTCGTTCaagagcctgggcatataaggcgggtgtctccaaatcctgcagacgcgttttggatggaaaacaaaaccggggaggggtgaaggatgcttgcgtgaagccccagaaccggacaatatctggcagggaagCCCCGTATtctcccctcatgtggcccccacgtgggcactaggtgcctcacgtgcctcgcagaggcgggggcgtgacatttggtatcagagccgaggacgactcttgtccgatggtgagaAGGGTGTgaagcccaatagtcccacattggaaagactcgttctagagcctgggcatatgaggcgggtgtctcctaatcctgcagacgcgttttgggtggaaaacaaaaccggggaggggaggtgacatttagtggtatcagagcaataggtttaatcaagagtaaaaaaaaaaatagtaagggAAATGGGTAGTTAATCCTCGTTCAATTAAATTCGGcatattcaaaagaaagaaaattaattaattgaattATGCTAATATTTTTGATAGGTGAAAATGAGGAATAGAGAGGAGGAAGTCTTGGCAAATATTGCAGCTCGGAGGAGAGGAGCAAGAGGGAGAGGACTTGCCAGGCAGCTAGCTGAGCAAACTCCGAACCCAGCTGCCACCTAGGCCGATTTTGCCAGAGCAAGTCAGATGATGACTCAGCTCCTTCAAATGCAGCAGGAGATGCAACAACAGATGCAGCAGCAGATACAGCAGCAGATGCAGATGCAGCAGCAGGTGCAGACCACTGCCCGACCTGCACAGTCCATTGAGTCCTACTATGAGCGATTCCGTAGGCTCAACCCACCTATGTTTGATGGTGGAGCTGACCCTCTGGTTGCTGAGACCTGGATTCGGGAGGTAGAGAAGATGTTCAAAGCCTTGCAATATCCCGAAGAAGTGAAGGTCAGATTGGCTATCTCTATGCTAAAAGGGAATGTAGAGTTCTGGTGGACGGCCATTGAAGCCGCACTCGAGGGTGAGGATGAGCTACCGACATGGGAGGAATTCAAGAAGATGTTTTATGACCAGTATTTTTCTGAGTCAGTCAGAATAtctaaagaaaatgaattttTATCTCTGAGGCAGACAGATGATATGACTGTGCTAGAATATGCCAACAAATTTACTAAGCTGGGTCGGTTCTGCCCTCAGATGATAGAGATTAAGAGAAGCAAGGCTAAAAGATTTGAGCAAGGCTTGAGGGATAAAATTCGATCTCGATTGTCAGTTCTGATTTTTACCAGCTACGGAGAGGCCCTGGAGAGAGCACTGAAGGTAGAAGCAGATCTAAAGAAATCAGGGAAGGAAAGAGGTGAGCAGAAAAGGGCTGAGACGTCAAGAAATCTGATGAACCGACCAAGAAACTTTGAAGGCCCTcctaacaagaagaagaaatttaagGCTTGTTATTACTGTGACAAAATGCATTCTGGTCCTTGCTTGAAGAGGATGGGAGCCTGTTTTATATGTGGGCAGCCAGGACACATAGCCAGAGATTGCCCGAACAAAAAGAAGGTTGAGTCTGGACCTTCTAGACCAACTGATCAGATGCAGAGAGGAGCTGCACGGGTGTACGCACTGACACGACAGGATGCTAGTGCCAGTGACAGAGTTGTGGCAGGTATGATTCCCATCAACTCTGTTGATTCTTTAATACTATTTGATTCTGGCGCTACACATTCCTTTATATCCTCCAAGTTCTCTGCATCCTTGCATCTTATGCCTGATAAGTTAGATGAGCCTTTACTTGTTGCTACCCCTCTGAAGAAGACAGTAGTGGTGGATTCTGTTCATAAAAACTGCATAATTCAGATAGAGGACAGAAAATTATTGGTTAACTTAGTACTGTTAGACATGTATGATTTTGATGTCATCTTTGGTATGAATTGGCTGTCTAAATATCATGCTCACATTGATTGCTTTGGCAAGAGGGTAGTGTTTCAGATACCTGGTGAACAGGAAATCTTctatcagggtgatgcacccacTATGAATCCCTCTTTGCACATTATCTCTGCAATGAGTGCAAGGAAGGCCCTCAGAAAAGGGTGTCAGGCCTACCTAGCTTGTGTGGTAgacactacaaaagaaacaaGGCTAGAGGATATCCCTGTTGTGAGAGAGTATCTAGAAGTATTCCCTGATGATCTACCTGGATTACCTCCTGATCGGGAGATTGATTTTCGGATCGATCTCTTACCGGGTGTTGGGCCTATCTCGAAGGCTCCTTATCGGATGGCCCCGGCAGAGCTGAGAGAGTTGAAGGTTCAGCTGCAGGAACTTCTAGAGAAGAAATTCATCCGCCCGAGTGTTTCACCATGAGGAGCTCCTTTACTATTTGTCAAGCAGAAGGATGGAAGTATGCGGCTGTGTATTGATTACCGGGAGTTGAACAAGGTGACAGTGAAGAACAAATCTCCTCTGCCCcggattgatgatttatttgatCAGCTATAAGGTGCCCAggtcttctccaagatagatcTGCGATCTGAGTATcatcaattgaaaatcctagCAGATGATGTGCCGAAGACTGCATTTCGAACCAGGTATGGGCACTATGAATTTTTAGTTATGCCATTTGGACTAACCAATGCGCCAGCTGTttttatggatctgatgaacaGGGTCTTTAAGCAGTATTTGGATCAGTTTGTTATTGTTTTCattgatgatatactgatctatTCTAAGAGCAAAGAAGAACATGAAGATCACTTGAGAGTGGTATTACAGATTCTTCAGAAGAATAGATTATATGCCAAACTGAGCAAATGTGATTTCTGGCTGGATAGTATTGCATTTCTTGGTCATGTAATCTCTAAAGAAGGGGTATCAGTGGACCCAAAGAAAATAGAAGCAGTGGTAGATTGGCCTCGTCCTACTAATGTCACTGAAATCAGAAGCTTCTTTGGTTTGGCTGGTTATTATAGAAGATTTGTGGAAGGATTCTCTCGGATCCCTACTCCTTTGACTCGTTTAACCCAGAAACAAGCAAAGTTTGTATGGAGTGAAGATTGTGAGCAAAGTTTTCAAGAGCTAAAGCAAAGGCTGGTATCTGCTCCTATTCTTACTTTGCTAACCAGTACTGGGAGTTTCATCATCTATAGTGATGCCTCCAAGAAAGGATTGGGCTGTGTACTAATGCAGAATGATATGATAAAGTAGTAGCCTATGCCTCTAGACAGATGAAGCCCcaaaaccggacaatatctggtagGGGAGCcctgtgttcccccctcatgtggcccccacgtgggcactaggtgcctcacgtgcctcgcagaggcgggggcgtgacatttggtatcagagctgaggacggttcttgtccgatggtgggaaggatgtgaggcccaatagtcccacatcggaaagactcgttccagagcctgggcatatgaggcgggtgtctcctaatcttgcagacgcattttgggtggaaaacaaaaccggggaggggtgaaggacgcttgcgtgaagctccagAACTGgataatatctggcaggggagccccgcggtccctcctcatgtggcccccacgtgggcactgggtgcctcacgtgccccgcgcaGGCGGAGGCGTGACACATAAGCTATGCAAGGGGATCTGGATTTGTTTGTATGTTCCGCGTTATTTAGTTGCACGATTCTTGGAAAATGTTGATTGTTTGTAATTTAAGTATTAGAGACGGCTATAAAGGGGGTGGAAAAATACGGGATAAAAGTCCCTCAAAGCGGATTGGGGTAGTTGTGTTGGAGACATTTAGGAGGTCTTAAACCCCTCAGAGTGGATTATTATATCTTGGAGGAGTAAAGAAAAAAGACGGGATAAAAGTCCCATCAACATTTCATTAAGTCCATGAAATGTCAAAAGATACAGAGACAGAAAAGGAGCAATTAAATAGAAAAGCACATTTTCTGAGGGTGATGTCTTTGCATGGATTGTTTTTTACGACCAAACGGAGCCTAAAGCTTCCATAATCTTGAAATTCATTCAATTAAAAGGCCCACCATTCTAGCTTCAAATTCTGAAAATTCGAGAATTTCTCTCCTTCCCTTGCTTTGTAAAAGAACATCTCAAGAGAACATATGAAGCAGTTTCCGGAGTCTGATTAAGACACAAGATTGTGGACAAGTCCAATTCATTTTCTTTAAATTGTCAGTTGTTAAGATCTTACTTTTAGTTGCCTATCAGCTCCCTGTCAGATAATCCaccaaaatttgaaaatatataaaaagaatTAATAGAAAAAACCTGACTAGCCATTTTGCCTTGTCTGAAGAATCTGAAGGTACAGCAGACTGTAACACATGATTAAGCTCATTAAACTCCATCAAATCCTGTTACGACAGGAAGGAAGAATAacgaaacaagaagaaaaataaaaaaaaataacagcacataatatttatatggttcagcCTATTGATCTACATTCACGAGTAGAGAAAACTGAATATTACAAAGTAAAAGTTTTCCACCCAAATCCTTGCCCTCAATCTATTCGAACTTTAAAATATTCAATTGTTGTCTTCTTTTAGGGTTACTGAAGATATATACAATAGAATAAGCCAATTAGAACTCGAACTagtattctaaaataattaggTTAGTCCGGCCTACTGGGGCTCCACCCCAGCACCCCGGCCATCTAATTATATGacccatacaaaataaggataaCAACTCGAGAGGACCTTTTCCCCTCTGCTACAAGTGTAGTGGCTTGAGATGACCTTTTTCGCTCCGCTTCACTAGCTCCACTCCGGGAAAAAAGTCCCTATTTAGCTCTTTGGAGCTTATAAACTCAAGATCATGTACCTATCAAATCCTATAGCTGTAAATTTCTCTCAAAATCCAAATTCCAATCGGCAAGACCATGGAAGAAGAACCAAAAACAAACGCCACTAAAATATCCTGATCGGTAACCTTCTCAAttagatttagaaataaatCCTGTAGAGAAAATTCATCCAACCGTCTATCCTTCCAAAACCTGATAGTCCTGCCATTACCCtgtaaaaaagaaatataacaaAGAAAACTATATTTTGCAATAATAGCACCTTTTCCAACACATTGAGAACCTTGAGTCTGAGAATTCCAACTTTGAGTAACAAGTTCTGGTATCACAATCCAACACGTACAAAGGCTTGGTGCCATGCTATGGCAAATGTTGTAGCTAAGGTTGTCTAGTTGTGAGACTTGATAAATCTTGCATTCCTCTATCACCACATTGGCACTTTTTAGGTGATAGTTAAAGTGCCATTCAACGTGTTAATATCAAAGTTTTGCATAAGCAAACAAAACATAGATTTCTCACTAATTTGTTCCCCATTTTAACGAGGTTTCACATACAGTTGTGGGATCTTGTTTTCTCATTCACAAATTCTCAAATGTTGTCTATAATCAATCAAGATTTAGACAAGTGGGATTGGTTGTACGGATAAAAGTTGCATATGAATGCATGCAATTCTCTTGAGGCCTTGACTGGagtaggaggaagaggaggccatGCCTATATTTCATGACTTGATAATCTAGGAGGATCACCAGATCTACTATGACACTTCATAGAGGTTCAGACAATGTTTTGGGACAAGATCTGCAATATCTAAAGTCAGTTTGTACACCAAAGCTTTTAAAGGGCATAATTATTATATAGGATGCCCATTTTCAGTATTTTTTTTGACATTGGATAACTTTTTGAAATTCATACTCATCAAGGGCAGAATGATATTCCTAATCTAAAACTATTTAGTGCTCTGTAGTGCCTAGTCAAACTGGACTTATTATTTATAGTAAAGCTGACTAGAGCATAACTCATAATTAATGAAAAAATTGATGATATAACAAAAGACAAACTTGATATAGAAACCAAGATCCAACCTCCAGACATTTTCAGTGATAtttgtattattattttttgaaaaatttcaaCCGTTtgaaaaaaagtaaataaagcAAAACCTATGTTCCACCTTACTACAAAAAAGCTCATGTTGGTACattgtttcttttattttgaaagAGATTCAAGGGGATTGAAAGAAGCAAATCTTTCTCTATTTGGTTCAATTGAAAGTTGCCAGCTAGCGCTACCATGAGTAGAATGTGCAACAAAGAAAGGGGATAAAAGACGGACACACTAGGTGGAGCCAAACTCATGGGTGGAGACACACCTCCTTTGAGTTTGTATTATAAAAACTAGCATGTGCACATGCAATGCATGTAACTATGCATATAAAAGATATAGGAGAGCAATGGTTGGCGATTGATGGTCTTTAATTATGATTTTAAAGAATAGAAAAATTTTAGTAGAGTCGAACTTGGTGGAGTAATTGAACACCAAAATTTGTATTGCAATAAGAGATAAAGATATGCATTCCTCTATGGTTTATAGGCAACAAGACAGCCAAAAATGTACCAGTTCACGTTGGGCTTAAGCCTGAATATCGATATATCTCATTTCATCTAATCTTCTCCCATGGCTAATGCTTACCTGTCTATAGCATTGCCCATAGTTAAATATTGAGAACATCAAGAGATTAGACCTATGGTTTGTCTATAAATTTGATGTTGGTTGATTTTAGATCCTATATCTATCATGTTCTATTTTAATGGGGTAGAAACCAAAACTTCTTATGTGTCATTGTTGGTGAAATTAGGAGGCTAGGGTTCATCACCAACCCAAAGATCTATAAAACCAAATCCCAGCCTTATACAAGACCTCAATAATTTTAAGCACCCGTTTTCAAAGAGGAGAATCTACAACTAGGTTAAATAAAATCGAGAGAACCAAGTTACAAGTTTATCTCTACAGGTAAAATTCAGCTTAACTTAACTAAGTCTTAAATCCAAACTAGTTAGGGTCACCTACATGAATCCTTTTCCCCCATCTACATAGTTTAAAGCCTATACGTTAATGTTAAGATATCAAGTACTCCTTATTGTTTCATTCTATATAATTTTTGATCTACCTCTACTCATTTTCATTCCTTCTACATATATCAAATCGCCCCTTCATACTGATGCATCTCTCAGCCTATCTTTCACATATACAAACAATTTAAGTTGTCAGTTCTCAATTTATCCTCAATTGATTCTACCTCCATATTTTTAAGAATGACTTCAATTTTATTGTATCTTTTATTGTATTAACATACATTCATCTCAGTATTCTCATCTTGGTCATACTCATCTTGTGCGCATACTattttctagctttccaatattctGTAAAATAAAGCATAGCTGATCATTTGGTCATCCtataagatttttttcttcaaattagCAAGTATCACATGATATCACATATATATTATCTTCCATTTTATCCAATTTGCTTTAATCTTGTGGATATTATTCTCTTaaatctttcctttcttttgaatatccaacATAAATAATGAAAGTAATCACTCTTAGAAACTTTATAATCCTTAATTGTTATTTCACCTTCATTTTTATTTCTCATTTTAATAAACTATGTTACTTGTATTCTATCTTGGTCTTACTTAATCTAAAACTCTCAAGCAAACCATCAGTCTATTCCCTTGATccatcaagcaaaccatcagTTTAGCTCCATAGGTCGCCATATAAAATTCCTTCACTTAAGTATGTTGAAGGTATTTACTTAGTTTACAACTATAGTAACATGATTTGAAATGGCTAGCTAgaatgtattatttgggttctttgatcctaTCTAAGTACCTAAAATCTTTCCGACGattaaccgatgtggaactaaacatacACCCACACGggttctcacatactccccccattcAAGTCCTGGCGTCCTCGCTAggttaagggttcaaatctatttctTGATTTATGTGCATCATTCTTGCGCAGGAGCCATGTTAATCTTCTCTATATCGTTCCAATTTTATCGGTTTGGGTGAATTCCTGGGTTATTACACTTTATTTAAGATGCTCACATATGGTGTCTATTTGATTAAGGGTACGGTACTTACTAACCTaaacttttgaaaaatttatagCAAATATAAGCTTCATATTAAGGTTTGCATTTCCAAAATTCCCTGAGGACTCAACAGCCGACATCAAGACCATGTTTGGATTACTTTATAATTGTTAGCAAGTTGGGAGATTATTATGGTGTTTATTCACTTAGTCTTCTCAATGGTGAGGTTGTCGGCCATGGCAAGTTGATCTCCTACTTGACATTTGTCTTTTGGTGTTAATAGTAAGGGTGCATGTGGTAGTCATGATGTTACCTAAACATGCAACAAAGAATTTTAGATGAAGGCTGGTCCGGTTTCAAAAGAAAGTTTTTTCTCTGCTAAGATACCATCCTCACGctctcttgttttctttttttttttatgttaagGTACTGCTTCTGCTTTGAGCGTTCCGAAGTTTGACCGGTCTCTAGCGTGAAAAAGTTAGGGGTCACGTGACATTGTAGTTTCTTTGCCTTTCCAAGCGGAGAAAAGGACAAAAGTTATGGCTCGTCAATGTTGCGAATAAAGCTGAGATTCTGAGCTGGGGTTTGCATGAAAGATTTGGTTATAAGAAAGGCTCCTTTCTGCCTTGTCTCACATGGAATCCATTCTTAAATTCTATATTCTACATGAAGCTTACTAAAGTATTATCCCAAGAAGGGGGTCTTAAGTAAACTTCAATCCAATTGATATGAACATGTTGCCAAGGTCTAACCTGTAACTTCTATGGAACTATTTAACACCTTTTTATTCAGTGCATATGGGAGAGATGAAAGGAAATTGCATTGATGTAACTATTTACACTTTTTTTATTGAGTAATTGCTCTTGTTGGGCTAGTAGAAGACAGCTTAACCTGACATGGTCTCAACTCTGGCAGTATTGGAATGGATCACCAGCTAGAGGCCCTAAATGACCTGGAGATTCCCCCCTGCAACATCATTTGAAC from the Phoenix dactylifera cultivar Barhee BC4 chromosome 14, palm_55x_up_171113_PBpolish2nd_filt_p, whole genome shotgun sequence genome contains:
- the LOC120113136 gene encoding uncharacterized protein LOC120113136 translates to MTQLLQMQQEMQQQMQQQIQQQMQMQQQVQTTARPAQSIESYYERFRRLNPPMFDGGADPLVAETWIREVEKMFKALQYPEEVKVRLAISMLKGNVEFWWTAIEAALEGEDELPTWEEFKKMFYDQYFSESVRISKENEFLSLRQTDDMTVLEYANKFTKLGRFCPQMIEIKRSKAKRFEQGLRDKIRSRLSVLIFTSYGEALERALKVEADLKKSGKERGEQKRAETSRNLMNRPRNFEGPPNKKKKFKACYYCDKMHSGPCLKRMGACFICGQPGHIARDCPNKKKVESGPSRPTDQMQRGAARVYALTRQDASASDRVVAGMIPINSVDSLILFDSGATHSFISSKFSASLHLMPDKLDEPLLVATPLKKTVVVDSVHKNCIIQIEDRKLLVNLVLLDMYDFDVIFGMNWLSKYHAHIDCFGKRVVFQIPGEQEIFYQGDAPTMNPSLHIISAMSARKALRKGCQAYLACVVDTTKETRLEDIPVVREYLEVFPDDLPGLPPDREIDFRIDLLPGVGPISKAPYRMAPAELRELKVQLQELLEKKFIRPSVSP